In a genomic window of Jaculus jaculus isolate mJacJac1 chromosome 8, mJacJac1.mat.Y.cur, whole genome shotgun sequence:
- the LOC101598424 gene encoding gametogenetin-binding protein 1-like: protein MEAQARTPHSHSQSRSRSRSRILGCSSMFRFFRSLVGRKGRSKNSDKAQAGSRPGSSQEPKASSRIGRFGGRKRKRQPPATQLWALSVDSSHLPLWDAFGLGTGDVGAPSFTPTEIQRLRAQGIEVSSVSPRGNREVLDHLPEKKKGEKEVPTGEASGDAGASDRDHCAQDPAVEQGCLSLVEGPLAPSPNACSREEDEEREYLVGGDLRLTPSKVGSTPWNYLLSLYKHLQKSAMAKTWGPLSFSPAQRGACPQLPTKEGSAHEEKEEEGDPKEEHSEFKACIPRIIAQHSPLHTTFRSTDTVGFMQSKLKKILEVQRESRLWKVDSLEDRKLLTQPEITLEEAGIVDGQHLLLEETDEMGNWPPE, encoded by the exons ATGGAGGCCCAGGCTAGGACCCCTCACTCACACTCACAGTCACGGTCACGGTCACGGTCACGAATTTTGGGCTGCTCCTCCATGTTCCGCTTTTTCCGTAGCCTGGTAGGGAGGAAGGGCAGATCCAAAAACTCTGATAAGGCCCAGGCGGGCAGCCGGCCCGGCTCCTCTCAGGAGCCCAAGGCCTCCTCCAGGATTGGCCGTTTTGGAGGCCGCAAGAGGAAGAGACAGCCACCTGCCACACAGCTCTGGGCCCTCTCTGTGGACTCCTCACACTTGCCACTGTGGGACGCCTTTGGGCTGGGCACAGGGGATGTGGGGGCCCCGAGCTTCACCCCCACGGAGATACAGAGGTTAAGGGCCCAGGGTATAGAGGTATCATCAGTCTCACCCAGAGGAAACAGGGAGGTTCTGGACCACCTGCCtgagaagaagaagggagagaaggaggtgcCAACAGGGGAGGCCTCTGGGGATGCAGGGGCCTCAGACAG GGACCACTGTGCCCAGGACCCGGCAGTGGAGCAGGGGTGCTTGTCACTGGTGGAGGGGCCGCTGGCGCCCAGCCCCAACGCCTGCAGCAGGGAGGAGGACGAGGAGAGGGAGTACCTGGTTGGCG GAGACCTCAGGCTAACCCCGTCGAAGGTGGGGTCCACCCCCTGGAACTACCTCCTCAGTTTGTACAAGCACCTCCAGAAATCAGCCATGGCTAAG ACCTGGGGTCCCCTCTCCTTCTCACCTGCTCAGAGAGGAGCGTGCCCGCAGCTTCCCACCAAGGAAGGCTCGGCTCacgaggagaaagaggaggaaggagacccGAAGGAGGAGCACAGCGAATTCAAGGCGTGCATCCCACGCATTATCGCTCAGCACTCGCCGCTGCACACGACGTTCAGGTCCACAGACACAGTGG GTTTCATGCAGTCCAAGTTGAAGAAGATTCTGGAAGTTCAGCGAGAGTCCCGTCTCTGGAAGGTGGATAGCCTGGAGGACAGAAAGCTGCTGACCCAGCCAGAGATCACACTGGAGGAAGCTGGCATAGTAGATGGCCAG CACCTGCTCCTGGAGGAGACGGATGAGATGGGGAACTGGCCTCCAGAATGA